The following is a genomic window from Fusarium verticillioides 7600 chromosome 5, whole genome shotgun sequence.
GGCCAGAGGGGAATCTCAAACTTGTTGCACAGCTTGACGATGGCTTGAACCTCGGCGACGTCGCGGGGAGTAACAACAGCTGAGGAAACAAAATGCTGCTTCGAGGTTATGTCAAACATGTCGTGCATCTTGCTGGGGTCGCGGTAGTCCTGCTTGTCTAACTGTCCGGGGTTGGATATGATGACAACATTTTCACTGGTTGTAACTTCAGTGATTTCTGATATGAATTGGTGGAAAGCAGATGGTGCGATGCCAGGAGGCAGAACAAGAGGATTAACAGTAGTCATTCTGATGGTGATAGTATATTTTATACAGAATCAGCAAACTTAGAGTAAGTCAACCCAAGTGCTACTCAGGCAGGTCTTAAATAGAAAATCCCCGTAGTAAGTCGCCGCACATTTTGGTCTTTGTGGCCCTTGGTGCTTGGCTGGGCAGTGGTGGGTATTTTCCCGTTCAGCCGACGTCAGGTTACACAACATCGAGGTGGAGGTGGGGAATTGTCCGAGATGTGCATATGCCCCCGTCCTAATACTGGACTTTCAACTTTTCTTTGGCTTGAGCCGGCAAAGATCTGCTCGGCATGCATCTTATCTTTAAAAAGAGAAATGCATGCAACGTGTTAAATGATCTTTGGCCGATTCGGTTAAATTTGCCCTTCATCGCTTGTCTCAATTCGGGATCATACCAGATCATTACAGAGCATTGACACCGATGGTGATAAGAGCTACAGTAAAAGGATTGAGGGACTATTTCCATTTAATGAAATTGACTGATTATCACAGTCTATAATGTCTCCTAATCCACTTCTATAACAACCTCGAAGCCACAAAGGAACAGAGAATAAGACCTATGATGGAAATTGTATAACCAATTTCCcagatgtctttgagaattGATTGACCAGATCGTCGAGCTGATCAAAGTTAACTGACTCCACAATAGGTTTTACCACTCCTCTTCGCACGAActcgagagcttcaagtgTTTCAGTTCGTGTTCCCACCAATGTTCCCAAAAGGTTGATACCACGGTCGATAAGAGTCAGCGGATGCAGACTCATCGCTTGGTCTGGTGGAGGAATACCAACGCAGACCAGAGTACCAAACACTgcgacaagatcaagggcgTTCTGATACGCTCGACCCGACCCTGCAGTGACAATAACAGCCTTGGCTCCAGCTTCATTAGGGGTAAGCTTCTTCAGTTCGGCCGGCGTATCAGGCGATGCTCCATCAAAGTATGCGTCGGCTCCCATCTTGATGCACGACTCTTTTGCAGGcccaatatcaacagccgCAACACGGAATCCCATGGCTTTTGCATACTGGATCCCCAAACCCCCAACGCCACCGCCAGCTCCGACTATAGCAACCCATTCTCCCGGTGTCGCTCCACAAGCCTTGAGTGCTTTGTAGGCAGTAACGCCGCCGCACAATGTTGGTGCAACCAGCTCATCTGGCAACTCCTTTGACTCAGGAATTGTCAGCACATAACGACTTGGTATAATGCAGTGCTCTGCAAACGTTCCGTCCCACTTCCGTCCTGAGTTCTGCTGCTCCAGACAACGGACCTCACCTCCGGGCTCACGACAGCAATTGCATCGGCCACAGACGTCTCTCACCCAAGCAATACCAACTCGATTGCCAATCTTAACAGAGTCGGGATCCACTCCAGAGCCAACTTGTACAACGCGGCCCACGCCCTCGTGGCCAAGCACCTCACAGCATGGACCGAGGTAACCACCTGCAAGGGCCATATCAGTGCCGCAGACACCAGTAGCAGAGAGCTTAACGAGCACTTCCCATGGCTGGAGTTTCGGGATTGGAACtgagttgatcttgaactgGAAGCCTTCATTTGAGCGCTTCCTTATTGTTAGTCGTTGACGAGCTAAACACTTGATATCACGATTTCACTTACTGCCACAGCAGCTACCCGATGGTAGGGCTTCTCAGCTATCGCGTCTCCCATAATTCCGTGCTGTTACAGAGAACAAATTTAGAGCTTTGTGACTTGGCGTAATTCGTAAAGGGAAACTGTCACTGGCTTGAGTTGAATATCAGTGACAGCGAAGGCTCATGATTTCAGGGAGAATGTGCGACTAACGACAGGTAAGATATTATTCCTCCAAGTCCCGGATGCCGCGAACAAATGCCGAAATGCCTCTCATTAGAAACCGAATGGCTGTGTTTTTGCGGGGTTTCGACATCTGGATCGAGACTAGATCGTGGGGTTGAAGCGGGATGCCGATCTCCGTTGCGGGGGTGGCAGATTTCCCGCCTCCACGTGTTCATCAAGACGAACTTTTAGTTGCATGGCGCATCGACTCCTCCAGTTTGTTCAGGCTTATCTCTGCCATCGATTGTGGACTTTGTGCCCCGTGACTTCTAAATCATTGAATTTGCTGGGTAGCATCGCTTGTTTCTTCCAATTTGCACAGCCGCCCAAGTTCCCCAGCCCGGCCTGATGCACTCGGTTAACACCATGTCTGATACTCAGTCGCAACATTGCTGTCCTGTCTGCTCTGCCGAGTTCACAAAGTCAGGTATGCTATTCGAGACCCAGGTGTTTGCCGGGATGTAGTACTCACTAAAAACGTTacatcaagaccatctcACTCGGCATTACCTATCGCGTAAGCTTGCTGCAACCTCCTCGCTGTAGGGTATCACCACTGAAGCAACGAGGCTCAGACACAGATCAAAGGCCTTACAAATGCCAATACTGTAGCCGTGGATTCAATCGCCGGTTAGTATATACTCAATTGTTCCTGTTTGGGTTTCGATAGCTGAAGGAAAGCTATCAGAGACGCACTCCTTCGTCATTGGAGAACATGTGACAGCCGACTCAAATCAGGTCTACTGCCTCCAGCactggagcagaagaagcgaggGAGGCCAAAAAATGCTTGTGAAAGGTGCGTGAAACTGAAAAGGAGATGCAACAGATCGCAACCTTGCAATGCTTGCGCCGAGCAGAATCAGGATTGCAATTATGTCCAAACACCAAGGAAGGATGACTTGGCATCTCTACTGAAGGTaaaagaagacgagaaaGGGCACGACCTTCTATCAGGCCAGGACATTCATGTTCAGGGCGGGTCACTATGCCTATCACAACATGACTGGATTTCGGACTCGATGCCGGTCACCTCATCTGATCCTATCCTACTTGTGCAAGCTCAACCGGGTTCCGAATTGGATGGAAATTCAAGTATGATGTCACAATTTGTCTCCTATCTACCTCGAGATGAATGGTCTGTCTCCCATGATAGCCCATCGCTGTTGCTAGTGACACCAAAGCCGACCTTTCCCCGTATACGTCTCCGCTTTCTTGCCCGACTTACTTCGTCCCATGGTCTGGCCAATTCATTTAACTGCGATGATATCTTTGCCAGGAGAAAGACTCACTCGGGTCTTCTACAATATGGTAGTCAGCCCTACCTCGAATCGGTAGCCATTCCAGGGAACCCAGTCGCATCGCCTTGGGCCATTCTAGGCCAACGGACGCAGCCCCAGCAAGGGCCGACAGGACAACACTCCTTGGCAAACACATGTGAACAGATTGTCACAGGTATCTTTCATGCAATGTCTCAAGCATCTGAATTGAACTGGCCCAACTCCCGAAAATCATCTTGCTCAAGATTCTTTTCTCCAAGAAATATTGACTTATTCTTGACTTTATTCTTTCAAATCTGGCATCCAAACTGGCCAGTCTTCCACCGACCGACATTTGACCCCACTGCAAAGCCTCCCAAGTTAATAGCGGCCCTTTCACTGATCGGTGCTTCTTTGAGCCCCGACAGAAAACACCATGATCAAGCAATTATATGGCTAGAAACAGTCGAGAAGTGGATCTTCCAGGACCCGGATTTCAGCGAAGACAGTATAGCTCAAACGGACGATGGCGGCCAGGATTCTCAAGTTCGCCAGCGCCTCGACATATTGCAGGCTGCTTACGGTATCCTTCTACTCATGAACTGGGAGGGTGACACAAAAATGAGACTCAGAGCACGGAGAACACGGTTTACAGACATCGTCTTCGTTTCCCGCACTCTGTATCCTTTCGCGATACCTGGGACGAGTGAGGAAGCGTGCTTTGCTCCACGCAGCCTCCATGACCACTGGATATCATTCGGATTACGAGAGGAGTTAATCCGTACCCTCTTATATACCTTCCTTCTTGACTCTGCATTTGTAATCTTCTACGATATGAGTCCCCGAATGGTAATTAATGAGCTACAATTTGGCCTCGCAGCTGCAGATGAGTACTTTAATGCTCCAGATGCCGAGACATGGTTCATGTGCACTCAAGCTGCGGCACAGAGGTCACTGGCGTGCAGCCAAATCACGCTGTCTCAGTCCATTACCATGATTATGAGTGAGGACTTTGGAACTAGTCGATGGGATGTCTTTGAGACAATAAGCCCATTGAATTTGTTTGCTATTGCTAGTGGTAAGTTGCATGACAATAAACTAACAACGGCCTTACTAAAACATTCCAGCCTTCCACAATCTTATATACCATCACCAGAATGGACCGGacccaaggtcaagatccttggcTATCACACGAGGGCTAAAAAATTGGTTTCGGGTCTGGTCCAGTCATAATTTATTATCAACCCCTGGCAACTATGTCTCCGTTGAAACAAGCAAACTTGAAAGAAAGCTCGGGTTCTTTCTTCACGCAGATGAGTATTGGTGTCTCGCCAATCTGTTCTGTAGCCAATTCGAACGCGGTGTCAATCCATACCAGTCTTTTGGCGATACTCATTCCCAGCGATCAGGAGGGCTATCAGATATGGGCAACATACATAGCTTGATCCTTCGCTTCCAGGATTcagatcttggagagatAATTCTATCATGAACGAATCActtattcttcttttctaGCCTCTTTCGCTCGTCGGTGTTATGAAGCCAGTCCAGCCAGGGCATCCCTCCAAAGTGGACGTCAAAACGCTCATGATGACGGTCATGACGATAAGCTGCACCTCCAAAGAAATCAAAGCCACTATGAACAGTCGCAGTCTCAATAAGCTGCCAAGCGACAAAAGCCCACATGGTCAGGATGTGAGTTCTAAGCAGTATGGGTGGAAGGACAATAGGGATCGTGTTGGCTACAATATGCTCGATAGGATGGGCATACTGCGAGGCGAAGGCGACTGGTGCTGTGAACTTGTGGTGGATTTTGTGGATGCGACGATAGAGGTATGGTACGTGAAACAGTCGATGGGAATAGTAAAAGAGGATCTCTCGAGTAACTAAGCAGATGGCAAAGTCGCTCACGAAACTCTTTGCAGAGGGCAGTGATGCTGTGACCTGGAATGTTGATGGCATATTCCGCTGTGTCGCCAGAAACGCTAGGGATAGTTGCAGTCCAATGACCATGAGCTGGTTcctcaaagatatcaagaCAGAGTCTAATATCTCAGAGGCTTTGGGCTGTTTTGGCGGAGGTTGTATCTTGTGTCTCGCTGCAAAACACGGAGCAACgtgatcaaggagaacgaaAACGGCTGACGGGATCCACCAGAAGACGATTTGGACAAGACAGCTGCCCACGAACTCGATCGTAAAAGGATCATAGGTAGCGACTATGTTGGTCCAGAGTTGAGACATTTTGTACCTGGCTTTGATagttgatgattgatgattgagcTGAAAAATCATGAGATCGAGACGTAAATATACTTTGCTCAACGACTAACTcaatcgaggaggagcaacTAAGAGGCGCTTTGATACCCCGCAATCTTTGAAGTCTAGTACTCATAAGGAAGTCgtctcaagagcttctaTCTTCACTTTACCCTTTCAAGTCTAACCTGTGTAGTTTCACACGAAGCCTCGGTTGGCTTGAGTGGCGTCATGGTCCAGGAGGCGATCCACATGAATTATTCTGACCCTGCCCGAGGCTCTGTTTCACAACCGGCGGAGGACTATTGGCAATAACATGAACGGCCATTGGTAGAAACTGTGTAGTTTTGAACTGGCAGGCAGCTAGACGAGAATCATGGGATGCTGATCGGGGCCCGCGGGTCTTATATCTTGATAGATAACCACTCCGACGGAGTCACAAGTGCATGACTTTCGGCCACCTCAGCGCCGTTGTGTTCCCGAATGCCTTCAAATCTACTGTACTGTTTCTGGAGGATACCTGTTATATTCCGGCAACTATTAACACCAGCCAGATTTATGATACCCACTCGGCTTTCGACCGCCCTCTTCGTCCAGTAGGAACACTCCAACCAATCCTCGACTTCTCAAACTTGAATGCCGGTGCCAGCACTTTGAAGTCCTCGTCCAATCCGTATTCCTTGCCACTCATGTCCCAGAAGTACTCAGGATGCTTAAATATCTCTGGGCGGATCTTCTGCAGCGACTGATGTGTCTTTCCAACAAGCGCACTCATATCATCGTAATAGCGAGGGCTGAACTGCGGGTCACGATTTCTAAGAGCCTTTTTCTGGTCCTCGGAGTATGAGCCGAGACGATAATACCAGATGTTGTACTGCGTGAGGCTAATGTCGATGTCGAAGGTGACGTCTTCTTGGGTGCGGGCTAGTAATGCTTGGATGGCAGCCGCGGCTCCGACTAATCCAGTCTGATAGTCCGAGTTGGCTAGCGCAATGTCAGAAGTGAGGTCTTGAGATGTAATATCACAGTGAACTTACGGAAAAGTGGGACAACAGCCTCgtcgagaccaagaaacTTGCCCTGCAAGTATGACAGTCCTACCAAGCAATCGCTAATCTGCTGCCATCCCGAGCGGTACGACAGTGGTCCCTTGAAACCATAACAGTTCTCCCTCATATAGATCAGACTTGGGCTCAACTCACGCAAAGACTTGGAGTCGAAGCCCAGCTTCGCCAATGCACCAGGACGATAtccatcaacaagaacatcagCATCTTTGATAAGATCGGAAAGTGTTCGCCGGCCCTCAATTGTCTTGAGATCGATGTCAACGTCTCTCTTTCCCGTCTGAAGATCCGGCATTGTTGCCGAATACTCTGGTAGCTTGCTGCATGAGACACGGATGACATCGGCGCCAAGAACACTGAGGATCTTGGATACTGCTGGAGCTGCGATGACACGAGATAGATCCAAGACTCTGATACCAGCAAGTGGACTATAGCGATCAGTATCTTTGGCTTCGGGCCAAGTCTTCTTGGGTGCTGGCACACGAGTCGATGTCCACAAGGGTTCTTCCGACATGGTCTTACCATGCTCGCTTGCGAAGAATTCATCAGGCGTATAGCAAATCACACCAGCTTGCTTGAAATTCTCGTTTGCTACCTTTTCGATATCCTGGGAATCCCATTCTGCAACCTTTTTGGTATAGATCCCGAAGGCTTCTTCAATGCTAACGTCACTGTCCTCAACACCCAACATCTCCATCGTGGGCAAAGCATTCATAGATCCATGCAGATGATACCATCTTCCATCCTTGGTCCGATAAACATTTGTCGCGTATCGCCTGATTGGCTTGCTCATCTGATAGAGGtccatcttggcaagctcTGCAAGCATTTTGCTGCTCTGCATAAAGTGCTTGCCACCAATGGTGGGTAGTAGCACTGATTCAAGGAAAAGGGTTGCAAGATCCGTGTTGATTTCAACATTCTGGTAATTGATGCCATAGCGCTCGGCTGCGACCACGTTTGCAGCTGTAGCTACGAGGGCATTGAGGGCCGCGCTCGACTCCGTGATCTTGAGAGGTGTGAGGATGAAAGGTTGATCATCTTCCCCCACAAACTTGACTTTCTCGGCGGCTTTAACGAAAGATTCTGGAAAGTGTAATCTaggatcttgaaggagaaCTTTATTTAGAATTCGAGTAGCTTCGGCGTAAATGGAGTAATTggacatggtgttgacgaATGAGGCGACTATTGGGGAGGGATGTTGTAGTTGCAAGGATTGGAATAAAGTCAAGGTTGCTGTAGGTCAAGGGAACAGACGTTCTCAATGCTACGTCTGACGTTACAACAGTGGTTTTAAGTAATCCTCTCGGCTAAATGAAACCGAATATTGCTTCTACTGTCTTTCAAGTCAATGATGTCTCTGCAATGCTTAGTGGGTCTCTCCGgagttcttgagcttggttcGACTCCCGGAGTTTTGCACTACCGGAGTTCTGGTAGCGGACTTCGGGACACGGCCAACTGTTACACAGGGACAATGACATCACTAAACATGGAACGAGTGACTGGCATACTCACTTACGGAGTACTGAATGCCGGTTATCTCGGGTTTTGAAGCACAACATCCGAAATTGCGGGGTGATATAAAGATAGCTTATACTCATGGCCTCTCAACCCTCCTCCTGGATCAGGGCTGGGTGGCTATGCAGCACAGCACACTACACCGTACTTCCTCGTGCCAGTAGTTCAGAGACACAaaatcatcatggcttctaACGACAAATGGCGCGTTGGAGAATTCGGCAGCAGGCCTGTACGAGTGGCTAATTGTTCCGGTTACCATGGTAAGACAAGTCACCCACAACCGAGACATTGCTGGCTGATAATCTCCTAGGAGATCCCGCCATTGAGATGTACAAGCAGGCTACGTTGGGTGATGTCGACTTTATAACTGGCGACTACCTCGCTGGTAAGCCTGGGGTCTTGTAACTTCGTTGGGCTGTGTGGCTTACAAGAATCAGAAGTGAACATGGCGAATAATGCGGAAGCATATGCGAAAGGACAACATCCAGGTTACGAGGCTACTGCATTGAAGGGTCTTGAGCTTTCGATCGATGCCATCGCAGACAAGCGTATTAAAGTCGCCATCAACGGTGGAGCACTTAATCCTGAAGGTCTCGCTGTGAAAGTAGCAGCTTTGGTAAGACTTTCTCAGAGCTTGTGCCTTTGATGCCTTGGGCTAAACGGTTGCCAGGTTGCTGAAAAAGGTTATAATCTCAAGGTAGCCTATGTTTCCGGTGATAACGTGCTTCCGAAGCTCGGTAAACACATGCCACAAAACAGAGAAAGCGCGTTGGCTCATCTTGATTCTCTGAATGACCATGTCACCCTCACTCCTGAGACTTACATATTCGCCAAAGGTGGCGATGAACCTCGAGAAATAGTGTCTGCCAATGCTTATCTCGGTGCTCACGCCATATATGAAGCATTTCAACAGGGTGCCGACATCATCATATGCGGCCGAGCTTCTGATGCCAGCCCCGTCATCGCCTGCGCATGGTACTGGTGGTCGTGGAGCAACACCAGCTACGATGAACTGGCTGGTGCCTTGGTCGCAGGACACTTGATTGAATGCTCAGCCTATGTCACCGGCGGTAACTTTGCAGGCTTTGACgcttttgatcttgagaacTTTGTCGACCCTAGTTTTCCGATTACTGAGATTGCACAAGATGGCTCTTGTGTCATCACAAAGCATGAGGGTACAGGCGGTATGGTCACTGTCGATACATGCAAGTCCCAGTTGGTGTATGAGTTGCAGGGTGATGTCTACATTAACAGTGATGTGAAAGCCTACCTGGACAATATTGAGATGGATCAGGTTGGCCAAGACAGGTATGCAAGGTCCCAAGTCTTGCCAGCGTGGCTAACCTGATCAAAGAGTTCGCGTTCACGGAGTTCGCGGTGCGCCACCACCAGATACCACGAAGCTCGCGCTCTTTTACAAAGGAGGCTATGAAATGCAGGCTTTGTTCAACGCAACAGGTCACAATTTTGAACAAAAGTTTGCGCTTCTTGAAAAACAAGTCCGTtttcatcttggagaagagaagctcAGTCATCTAGACTTTCTCGAATTTCAGAGGATTGGCGTGCCAGCTGTGAACCCTGCCAACCAAAACAGCGGTACTGTCTATCTCCGCATCTTTGCTCAGTCAACGAAAGTAGAAGCTCTCCAGGCAATTATGATGGCCATTGGAAGCATCTCATTGAAGCATTACTCAGGTCGGCCAATCCGGCGAGTGGAAATAATGACAGGGTCACTAACTTGTTCGTAGGTTTCCACAGCTCTTTGGATTTTCGCTCCGCTATGCCTCGTCCATACCTGGCATATTATCCAGCTCTGTGGCAGCAAGCCAAACTTGAAGAAAAGTTCCATTTTGTGGACGGAACTAGCACAACGAAATCTTTCAAGACTAcacctcctcctcggttTGAGATAATGGAAGAAAGGGCGTCTTATGACACCAAGTTACCAACGGCTCTTGGCGGTGGAGCTATTGAAGTGCGATTGGGCAGTGTCGCCCTAGGCCGTTCTGGAGACAAGGGGGCCAATTTGAACTTTGGCTTGTTCGTTGACACGCAAGCCAAGTGGGACTGGCTGCGCTCATACATGTCTCGAACCAAGGTACAAGAGCTTTTGGGAGAAGACTGGCGTCCAGAGTTTTCTATTGAGCGTGTTGAGTTTCCCAAGATCTTTGCTGTGCACTTTGTTGTATATGGTATCCTCGGCCGTGGAGTCAGTAGCTCAAAGCGATTGGACGGGTTCGGGAAGGGTTTTATTGATTACTTTAGGGATAAGGTTGTTGAAGCGCCTGCCTCTATCTTGCAACGCAGTCATATATAGACCTTGGAGCAATCTATAAATCAATCTACACAATGTCTGAATTCCAATTCACCACGGTATTGCGCTGTGCCCGTTCAGGCTTTTCTTACCCACGGACTCTTCCTAGTCGCTTGAGTAGATATTCTCTCATTTTCTCCACCCGTCCTCGGTGTCTTACACGTTAGATCCTCCGTAATGCGGATTTACATGGTCCGTAAGGTATCACAATGTCTCGCCTGGTGGACCCGTCCGGACTTTTGGGTACGCTATGACACGAAAGTCTCGGAGTTTGGCGCACTAACTAACAGGAGCCGAGGCACAAAACAAGGCCTATCAGAATTAAAGTTTATAGTGGTCATGGGTCGTGAAATGCGTgttccatcccatcccctCATGGCCCGGAATTCTCATATGTTGGCTTTCTAAACTCCGAAAAATGAATAACCGCGGCGACCGTCGACGTCGGCTTGCAAAGGTACCTATTATTCACTATGTCACAGTAGGGTTCATGTATTGGCTAATTCCGTGGTGTCAGGCATGCGATCATTGTCGCAAGGGCAAGGTCCGATGCGATGGAATCCGGCCAGTTTGTGGACGTTGTCAGGGTTGCGGAAACAACTGCCATTATGCAGACGTTGACAAACCCGATCCACGTCAACGACGATCTAAGGTATCGTCTCAGAATTCGACAGATGATTCAATTGAGGCAGAGAGTTTTGAAGCAGCCGAcgcttcttcatccttgttGTCAGACTCTGCAGTAGTCCAAACAGTCACTCATCCTCAGTTACATCTTGATGCCCATAATGAGTTTCACAGCTTCACAGAGTCAAGCCCCTGTCACACATTGACAGCAACGGATACAAGCCCTCGGGACACGATAGTTGGTAGCAATGGAGATATGCGCTACTTTGGTAGGTTTGCATAAGTACTTAACCATTCATGAGCTTATTCAATATGTCGACAGGTCCGCCTTCGGGCATATCCCTGGTGTCAACGACCACTCCACGCAAGTCAGGGCAGCATACACCAGAATC
Proteins encoded in this region:
- a CDS encoding oxidoreductase codes for the protein MSQLWTNIVATYDPFTIEFVGSCLVQIVFWWIPSAVFVLLDHVAPCFAARHKIQPPPKQPKASEILDSVLISLRNQLMVIGLQLSLAFLATQRNMPSTFQVTASLPSAKSFVSDFAICLVTREILFYYSHRLFHVPYLYRRIHKIHHKFTAPVAFASQYAHPIEHIVANTIPIVLPPILLRTHILTMWAFVAWQLIETATVHSGFDFFGGAAYRHDRHHERFDVHFGGMPWLDWLHNTDERKRLEKKNK